A portion of the Betta splendens chromosome 2, fBetSpl5.4, whole genome shotgun sequence genome contains these proteins:
- the LOC114868756 gene encoding uncharacterized protein LOC114868756 isoform X1: protein MDIFIFLLSEGADPNVACPNGFTCLHYVSLSKAPLAFVQVLLSRKPKLDVWSLVGGLLCTPLQTAAINDRDDVVRELISAGAHVRPMLTKDAKSKECNKKLCEIINQMASAGNEVCSKIRLFFDMHLAVMEKTPEEVFRIFHSHMLEHDPQIQLTMIETLFTVSGPGAEKYPQECFKWLKDTGNLHSYIAGAVSRLPKISNECVYQEIFSLHAVFCTLEEIPNDQALEIIPQLVERLGTKERPDICELVMQTLYVISQKTKSTTEWNPTFVESLCKAVAPFVQEAYPISIRRFTYGIFANLLSVKHTVKFLKSEGICSVPQDILASADMNMNDKLKEMLRRLNGHLSNPTLESAALAESGKKKKKRKKRKKKQNSEQPENANNEGGATAADPVTIPVVESGLHVKPFQANSTTVKPQKHRNG, encoded by the coding sequence ATggatattttcattttcctaCTCAGTGAAGGTGCTGACCCAAACGTGGCTTGTCCAAATGGTTTCACCTGCTTACATTATGTATCATTGTCCAAAGCTCCACTGGCTTTTGTGCAAGTGTTGCTTTCAAGAAAGCCTAAGCTAGATGTTTGGTCTTTGGTTGGCGGTTTGCTCTGCACACCACTCCAAACCGCTGCCATCAATGACAGGGATGATGTGGTTAGAGAACTAATTTCTGCAGGTGCACATGTAAGACCGATGCTGACTAAAGATGCGAAAAGTAAGGagtgcaataaaaaattatgTGAAATTATCAACCAAATGGCATCAGCTGGAAATGAAGTGTGCTCCAAAATCAGACTTTTTTTTGATATGCATTTGGCTGTAATGGAGAAAACACCTGAAGAAGTCTTCAGAATATTCCACAGTCACATGCTAGAACATGATCCTCAGATCCAACTGACCATGATTGAAACACTTTTCACTGTGTCTGGGCCTGGGGCAGAAAAATACCCACAGGAATGTTTTAAATGGCTGAAAGACACTGGAAATCTCCACTCCTACATCGCAGGTGCAGTTAGTCGCCTTCCAAAGATCTCCAACGAATGTGTATATCAGGAAATTTTTAGTCTGCATGCCGTTTTCTGTACATTGGAAGAAATACCAAACGACCAAGCGCTGGAAATAATTCCCCAACTAGTGGAACGACTTGGTACAAAAGAAAGGCCTGATATATGTGAGCTTGTAATGCAAACACTATATGTGATATCACAGAAAACGAAAAGCACAACTGAGTGGAATCCCACCTTTGTTGAAAGTTTATGCAAAGCAGTGGCACCTTTTGTGCAGGAGGCATACCCTATTAGTATTAGACGCTTCACATATGGGATATTTGCAAACCTACTTTCAGTTAAACATACTGTTAAATTCCTTAAATCGGAAGGAATATGTTCTGTGCCTCAGGACATATTGGCATCTGCAGATATGAACATGAATGACAAGCTGAAAGAAATGCTCAGGAGACTAAACGGTCATCTCAGTAACCCGACCCTGGAGTCTGCAGCTTTAGCTGaatctgggaaaaaaaagaagaaaaggaaaaagaggaaaaagaagcaGAATTCCGAGCAACCTGAAAATGCAAATAATGAGGGTGGAGCTACTGCTGCTGATCCAGTAACTATTCCTGTGGTGGAATCAGGTTTACATGTGAAGCCATTTCAGGCTAACTCAACTACAGTAAAACCCCAGAAACACAGAAATGGCTGA
- the lgi2a gene encoding leucine-rich repeat LGI family member 2, translating to MAQGGNARCHLPRAELTHARATGKMLRALKVWALLSASLCCLSQPAHVKKGFRCPSACSCSKESVICVGSPHVSRITPGDINSLSIVNGTFTEVKEAMFAHMPSLQLLLLNSNSLTTIRDDAFSGLPHLEYLFIESNKIETVSRYAFRGLRDLTHLSLANNNIKALPRELFADLDSLIELDLRGNAFECDCRVKWLMTWLKTTNATVSDVVCVAPEEVKDKRLNDMSSLHDECVSTDFVLHQSVASESLSVDTFSYKNDVYVAIAAPSTESCMVFQWDHIEMNFRTYDNITGQSIVGCKTVVIQDEVFVIVAQLFGGSHIYKFDDDQSRFSKFQDIEVSKISKPNDIEAFQIGSDYFFVIADSSKAGLSTLYKWNDKGFYSFQSLHEWYRDTDAEFLDLDGKAHLILASRSQVPVIYQWSRSNQRFVLQGEIPAMEDVVAVKHFRIKEELYLAMTRYIGDSKVLRWGAKQFAEVQALPSRGSMILQPFSFKGRYYLALGSDYTFSQIYLWDDDAKVFERFKEAYIQAPRSFTVVSTDRRDFIFASSFKGNTQIYEHIIIDLSL from the exons ATGGCGCAGGGTGGAAACGCGCGGTGCCATCTGCCTCGAGCCGAGCTCACACATGCGCGCGCGACCGGGAAGATGCTGCGTGCTCTCAAGGTTTGGGCGTTGCTGTCGGCGTCGCTGTGCTGCCTGTCCCAGCCGGCGCACGTGAAGAAGGGCTTCCGATGCCCTTCAGCGTGCAGCTGCTCCAAGGAGTCCGTCATATGCGTGGGCTCCCCGCATGTGTCGCGGATCACCCCCGGCGACATCAATTCTCT GAGCATCGTCAACGGGACGTTCACCGAGGTCAAAGAGGCCATGTTTGCTCACATGCCAtccctccagctgct GCTTCTGAACTCCAACTCTCTGACAACTATTCGAGATGACGCCTTCTCTGGCCTTCCACACCTTGAGTATCT GTTCATTGAGAGTAATAAGATTGAGACTGTATCCAGATATGCCTTCAGAGGACTCCGGGACCTCACTCATTT GTCTTTggcaaacaacaacatcaaagcGTTGCCAAGGGAGCTCTTTGCTGATCTGGACTCACTGATAGAGCT ggACCTGCGAGGCAACGCCTTTGAGTGCGACTGTCGCGTGAAGTGGCTGATGACGTGGTTGAAGACCACCAACGCCACGGTGTCGGATGTCGTGTGCGTTGCACCGGAGGAAGTGAAGGACAAGCGCCTGAATGATATGAGCAGCCTGCACGATGAGTGCGTCTCGACGG ATTTCGTCCTCCATCAGTCGGTGGCGTCCGAGTCTCTCTCCGTTGACACGTTCAGCTATAAAAACGACGTCTATGTGGCTATCGCTGCTCCCAGCACAGAGAGCTGCATGGTTTTCCAGTGGGACCACATAGAAATGAACTTCAGGACTTATGACAACATTACAG GTCAGTCTATCGTTGGGTGCAAGACCGTCGTGATCCAGGATGAAGTGTTTGTCATCGTGGCTCAGCTCTTTGGTGGATCACACATCTACAAGTTTGATGATGACCAAAGCAGGTTCAGCAAGTTCCAGGACATTGAGGTTTCCAAGATCTCCAAACCTAATGACATTGAAGCGTTCCAGATTGGCTCCGACTACTTCTTCGTGATTGCAGACAGCTCCAAAGCAGGTCTGTCCACGCTCTACAAATGGAACGACAAGGGTTTCTACTCCTTCCAGTCGCTGCACGAGTGGTACCGCGACACAGATGCAGAGTTCCTGGATTTGGACGGGAAGGCGCACCTTATTTTGGCGAGCCGCTCTCAGGTGCCTGTGATCTATCAGTGGAGCCGGAGCAACCAGAGGTTTGTGCTGCAGGGCGAGATCCCGGCCATGGAGGACGTGGTAGCTGTGAAGCACTTCCGCATCAAGGAGGAACTCTACCTGGCTATGACGCGCTACATTGGAGACTCCAAAGTTCTGCGTTGGGGTGCGAAGCAGTTTGCAGAGGTCCAGGCGTTGCCCTCCCGAGGCTCCATGATCCTCCAGCCGTTCTCCTTCAAAGGACGTTACTACCTGGCGCTCGGAAGCGACTACACCTTCTCGCAAATCTACTTGTGGGATGATGACGCTAAAGTCTTTGAGCGCTTCAAGGAGGCGTACATCCAGGCCCCGCGCTCCTTCACCGTGGTTTCCACGGACCGCAGGGACTTCATCTTTGCCTCGAGCTTCAAGGGAAACACACAGATCTACGAGCACATCATCATCGACTTAAGCTTGTGA
- the LOC114868756 gene encoding serine/threonine-protein kinase/endoribonuclease IRE1-like isoform X2 yields MSKCNYQVLKNEEGILRLPELDDPSIVRYVDSAEDQNFGYLCLQLCEYTLEYIRNKDAGPWIKKLVCQVLDSLKVLHSQKILHRDLKPQNVLIDVKGKARLADFGISRRLPKGQTTLRTGSAGTKCWMASETLEEETNTPYKSNTDIQVAGMLIYYMLSGGHHPFGDDFRCECNIVDGKYNLDQVKDVLAQDLIEWMIDSKPEQRPKVEECLKHPFFWLDDRRVEYLRRVGNRDEASNCRKANQELVNSLEQCAGDASKEWKHKFPQELVQKMDGKRKSYPENTLGLLRFIRNLHEHYIKDAAQVDLMTLFPDLFGRVYKFAKNQGWNSVTPLKQMFTKDVTPSFVASSTGPEENLGVPVQESHLT; encoded by the exons ATGTCTAAATGTAACTACCAAGTGTTGAAGAACGAGGAAGGAATTCTGCGACTTCCAGAACTTGATGATCCATCTATTGTGCGATACGTTGACTCTGCAGAGGATCAGAACTTTGGAtacctctgtctgcagctttgtGAATACACCCTTGAATACATCAGAAATAAAGATGCTGGTCCCTGGATAAAGAAACTTGTCTGTCAGGTTCTTGACAGTTTGAAGGTGCTGCATTCTCAAAAAATTCTCCATCGGGATCTCAAACCACAGAATGTTTTGATCG ATGTTAAGGGAAAGGCAAGACTGGCTGATTTTGGCATCAGCAGGCGTTTACCCAAGGGACAAACAACTTTGCGCACAGGCAGTGCAGGAACTAAATGCTGGATGGCCAGTGAGACCTTAGAGGAAGAGACCAACACACCATACAAGTCCAACACAGACATACAGGT GGCAGGAATGCTGATTTATTACATGCTCTCTGGAGGACACCATCCATTTGGTGATGACTTTCGCTGTGAGTGCAACATTGTCGATGGTAAATACAACTTGGACCAAGTCAAAGATGTGTTGGCGCAGGACCTCATTGAGTGGATGATTGATTCCAAACCTGAGCAGAGGCCTAAAGTGGAAGAATGCCTGAAGCATCCCTTCTTCTGGTTGGATGACAG GAGAGTAGAATACTTGAGAAGGGTTGGTAACAGGGATGAGGCATCAAACTGTAGAAAAGCCAACCAGGAGCTGGTTAATTCTCTGGAACAATGTGCTGGAGATGCATCGAAAGAGTGGAAACACAAG TTTCCCCAGGAGCTGGTGCAGAAGATGGATGGGAAGAGGAAATCCTACCCTGAGAACACACTGGGATTACTGCGCTTCATACGCAACCTCCATGAGCACTA TATCAAGGATGCAGCCCAGGTTGATCTCATGACGTTGTTTCCAGACCTGTTTGGGCGTGTTTACAAGTTCGCCAAAAACCAAGGGTGGAACTCAGTGACGCCTCTGAAACAAATGTTCACAAAAGACGTGACTCCGAGCTTCGTGGCGTCGTCCACCGGTCCAGAGGAGAATCTAGGGGTCCCAGTTCAAGAGTCTCACTTGACTTAA